The window GCAGTGACGAGCTCGGTGGCGTTGACCAGGCGCCAACGTCGGCCAGCTTTCTTGATTCGCCTGGCCAGCTCCATGTCCTCGGTGGCGTGGTCGCGCACGGCAGCGTGGCCGCCGACCTGCTCGTATGCCTCACGCCGAATGAGCAGGAACTTGCCATTAGCCGCCACCAGCGCGCGGTTCTTGCGCAGCCAATAGGCTATGGGAACCGGGAGCAGGGTGAGGATGCTCCACGCCGGAAACGGCACCGTGACCAGCTCTCCAAAGCTGTGGATTTCCAGCCCGGTGATGGCCGTGAGCAGATCTGCCTCTGTCCTTTGCAAGGCAGCCACTGCCCGGGCCAAGGTCTCCGGGTGATGCCGCGTATCCGCGTCGGTGAAGAAGAGCAGCTCGCCGGTGGCGGCCGCCGCAAGTTGATGACAGGCCCAGGGCTTGCCGTTCCACCCCTCCGGCAAAGGATCGCCGTGCACCAGGCGGACGTGAGTTCCGCCTATCGCGCGCACCGCTGCAGCGGTTTGGTCTGCGGAGTCATCGTCCAGGACAAGCAGCTCAAAATCCGCGTAGGATTGGGCTGCCAGCGACGACACGCATGCAGCAATGCTCCCCTGCTCGTTGCGCGCCGGCACCAGAACCGAAACCCGCGGCTGTGGCGAATGGGGGCGAAAGCGAGTCAGACGAGGCAGTGCCCGGAGATTGACTGCGGCGATGACAAGCTGCACAGCCACGAAGAGCAGAATACGCCAGGAGTCAATAATGAGGCTCACGCCGTGCTCCTGCGTGCGCGCAATTCCCGCCGATGGGTGAACATGAGGAGAGCAAGGTTCGCCATGGCGGCTGCCAACAGAGGACCGGCACCGAAGCGCAGACCAACGAACAGCGTTGTCGCAGCCATTGCTGAAACCACCACCCAAGCGTCCGGTAGGCGGAGGAGGAACTTGGCCGCCGCGCAGGTGCCACCCAGAACGCAGGGAACCTGCCAAGCGGTGAGCCCGGTCCAGACACCGAAAGTAACGGCAATCCCCTTGCCGCCGCGACCTGCCAGCCACGGCGAAAAGATGTGACCCAGCACTGGCGCCATGGCGATGAGCGGCAGAAGCCATCCCCAACGCGAGGCCTCCGGCGCCGACAGCGGCCAGGTGGCCAATGCCACGGGAACTGCCCCTTTGAGAAAGTCCAGAAAGCCTCCAGCGAGTCCGATGGCCGGGCCTGCCGCCTTGATTGCGTTCGCTGCTCCAGGGTTGCCGTCGCCCACGCTGCGCACGTCCTTGCCCACCAGCAATCCCAGCCAGTAGGAAAACATGAGCGAACCGCTGAGGAAGCCAGCTGTTGTCCAGAGGGCGGTCGCCACTGCAGTCGGTTGGCCGTGCATGGTGTTCACCTCGGCCCCTTCAACGCACCAGGACGCAACGACGCGTCTGCTGCCAGTGTGCGGTGCGTGCCTGCACAAAATAGACGCCACTGGGCAGCAGCCTGCCCGCATCGTCGCGTCCGTCCCAGGTTAGCCGCTGCTCGCCTGAGGGCAACTGACCATCGCAGAGCACCGCCACCTGCTCACCCATCACGTCATACACCGCCACCCGCGCTTCCGTTGGTTCAGGCAGGAAGAGCGCCAAGGAGGTCGACGTGTTGCAGGGGTTCGGGTAGGGCTGGCTCAGCGCACAGGGAATCCCGCCCGGGCCGCCGCTCGCGACGGACACGCTGGTTAGGTGGGCCTCGTAGGCCTGGTGAAGAACCGAGAGC is drawn from Calditrichota bacterium and contains these coding sequences:
- a CDS encoding glycosyltransferase, giving the protein MSLIIDSWRILLFVAVQLVIAAVNLRALPRLTRFRPHSPQPRVSVLVPARNEQGSIAACVSSLAAQSYADFELLVLDDDSADQTAAAVRAIGGTHVRLVHGDPLPEGWNGKPWACHQLAAAATGELLFFTDADTRHHPETLARAVAALQRTEADLLTAITGLEIHSFGELVTVPFPAWSILTLLPVPIAYWLRKNRALVAANGKFLLIRREAYEQVGGHAAVRDHATEDMELARRIKKAGRRWRLVNATELVTARMYRGWSEARKGFAKNYFALFNYRLLVAVFVWSWLMLITWHPLGTAFSGVLRGGLSGSAIAALVTIGLNCLLWLMVATATRMPKRLCCLYPAVITASAFIGVESMVRTLTGKATWKDRALVRKKARLL
- a CDS encoding glycerol-3-phosphate acyltransferase yields the protein MHGQPTAVATALWTTAGFLSGSLMFSYWLGLLVGKDVRSVGDGNPGAANAIKAAGPAIGLAGGFLDFLKGAVPVALATWPLSAPEASRWGWLLPLIAMAPVLGHIFSPWLAGRGGKGIAVTFGVWTGLTAWQVPCVLGGTCAAAKFLLRLPDAWVVVSAMAATTLFVGLRFGAGPLLAAAMANLALLMFTHRRELRARRSTA